One segment of Fuscovulum ytuae DNA contains the following:
- the secA gene encoding preprotein translocase subunit SecA, giving the protein MLGLGTIARKVFGTPNDRKVKSVRPLVAKINALEPEFAALSDDGIKAKTAEFQKRVQEGGESLDAILPEAFANCREGAKRALGLRAFDVQLKGGIFLHQGNISEMKTGEGKTLMATFPAYLNALTGKGVHVVTVNDYLAKRDSEWMGKVFAQLGMTCGVVYPYQPDAEKRAAYRCDITYATNNELGFDYLRDNMKMSIEDMAQRGHYFAIVDEVDSILIDEARTPLIISGPSQDRSDLYQKVDRLIPLLREEDYKIDEKTRSVTYTEDGNEHIEKLLQEAGLLPEGQSLYDPESTSLVHHVTQALKAHKLFHKDQQYIVRDGEVMLIDEFTGRMMRGRRLSEGLHQAIEAKERVSIQPENVTLASVTFQNYFRLYEKLSGMTGTAQTEAEEFMEIYGLGVVEVPTNRPVARIDEHDQVYRTAKEKFQGIVVAIKEAHAKGQPMLVGTTSIEKSELLSSMLKQDGIVHNVLNARHHEQEAKIVAEAGRLGAVTIATNMAGRGTDIQLGGNVEMKVMEAIAADPHLHPDEVRARIEAEHAEEKAKVIAAGGLYVLGTERHESRRIDNQLRGRSGRQGDPGRSSFFLSLEDDLMRIFGSDRLDSVLSKLGMKEGEAIVHPWVNKSLERAQAKVEGRNFDIRKQLLKFDDVMNDQRKAIFGQRLEIMETQEIGDIATDMRVSVVDDLVDFYMPPKTYADQWDAPGLAAAVKDKLNLDLPIEAWAAEEGVDQDVMRERLIEKSDAMMAEKLAAFGPDTMRNIEKQVLLQAIDAKWREHLLKLEHLRSVVGFRGYAQRDPLSEFKTEAFTLFESMLNSLRQDVTQKLSLIRPMTKEEQDAMMQQILAQQRAAQSAAEVAKAAAPTAAPVAAAAATVPVGAAASARPGFDEQDRATWGNPSRNDPCPCGSGERYKHCHGVND; this is encoded by the coding sequence ATGCTGGGTCTCGGAACGATTGCGCGAAAGGTCTTCGGAACGCCGAATGACCGCAAGGTAAAGTCGGTTCGCCCGCTGGTCGCAAAGATCAACGCACTGGAACCCGAATTCGCCGCGCTCAGCGACGATGGCATCAAAGCCAAGACCGCCGAATTTCAAAAGCGCGTGCAGGAAGGCGGCGAAAGCCTTGATGCGATCCTGCCCGAAGCCTTTGCCAATTGCCGCGAAGGGGCCAAGCGCGCCCTCGGCCTGCGCGCCTTTGATGTGCAGCTGAAGGGCGGCATCTTCCTGCATCAGGGCAATATCTCGGAAATGAAGACGGGCGAGGGCAAGACCCTCATGGCCACCTTCCCCGCCTATCTCAACGCCCTTACCGGCAAGGGCGTGCATGTCGTCACGGTCAACGACTACCTTGCCAAGCGCGATTCCGAATGGATGGGCAAGGTCTTTGCCCAGCTGGGCATGACCTGTGGTGTCGTCTACCCGTATCAGCCCGATGCCGAAAAGCGCGCCGCCTATCGCTGCGACATCACCTATGCCACCAACAACGAACTTGGCTTCGACTACCTTCGCGACAATATGAAGATGTCGATCGAAGACATGGCCCAGCGCGGCCATTACTTCGCCATCGTCGATGAGGTGGACAGTATCCTGATCGATGAGGCGCGCACCCCCCTCATCATCTCGGGCCCGTCGCAAGATCGCAGCGACCTTTACCAAAAGGTCGACCGCCTGATCCCCCTCCTGCGGGAAGAGGATTACAAGATCGACGAAAAGACCCGCTCGGTCACCTATACCGAAGACGGCAACGAACATATCGAAAAGCTGCTGCAAGAGGCGGGCCTTCTGCCCGAAGGCCAGTCGCTCTACGATCCCGAAAGCACCTCGCTCGTTCATCACGTGACGCAGGCGCTCAAGGCGCACAAGCTTTTCCACAAGGATCAGCAGTATATCGTCCGCGATGGCGAAGTGATGCTGATCGACGAATTCACGGGCCGCATGATGCGGGGCCGTCGCCTCTCCGAAGGCCTTCATCAGGCGATCGAGGCAAAGGAACGCGTCTCGATTCAGCCCGAAAACGTCACCTTGGCCAGCGTGACCTTCCAGAACTACTTCCGCCTTTACGAAAAACTCTCGGGTATGACGGGCACCGCCCAGACCGAGGCCGAAGAATTTATGGAAATCTACGGTCTCGGCGTGGTCGAAGTGCCGACCAACCGCCCCGTCGCCCGGATTGACGAACACGATCAGGTCTACCGCACCGCCAAGGAAAAATTCCAAGGCATCGTCGTGGCAATCAAAGAGGCCCATGCCAAAGGCCAGCCGATGCTGGTCGGCACCACCTCCATCGAAAAGTCCGAACTGCTGTCGTCGATGCTGAAACAGGATGGCATCGTTCACAACGTCCTGAACGCCCGCCATCACGAACAAGAAGCCAAGATCGTGGCCGAGGCAGGCCGTCTGGGCGCCGTCACCATCGCCACCAACATGGCCGGTCGCGGCACCGATATCCAGCTTGGCGGCAATGTCGAAATGAAGGTGATGGAGGCCATCGCCGCCGACCCCCACCTGCACCCCGATGAGGTGCGCGCGCGCATCGAAGCGGAACATGCCGAAGAAAAGGCCAAGGTCATCGCCGCCGGCGGCCTTTACGTCCTCGGCACCGAACGTCACGAATCCCGCCGGATCGACAATCAGTTGCGTGGCCGCTCGGGCCGTCAGGGCGACCCCGGCCGTTCCTCCTTCTTCCTCTCGCTCGAAGATGACCTGATGCGCATCTTCGGGTCTGACCGCTTGGATTCCGTCCTGTCGAAGCTCGGCATGAAGGAAGGTGAGGCGATTGTTCACCCCTGGGTCAACAAATCCCTCGAACGCGCCCAAGCAAAGGTCGAAGGTCGCAACTTCGACATTCGTAAACAGCTTTTGAAATTCGACGATGTGATGAACGACCAGCGCAAGGCCATCTTCGGTCAGCGTCTGGAAATCATGGAAACGCAAGAGATCGGCGATATCGCCACCGACATGCGCGTGTCCGTGGTCGATGATCTGGTCGATTTCTACATGCCGCCCAAAACCTATGCCGATCAGTGGGATGCCCCCGGCCTTGCCGCGGCGGTGAAGGACAAGCTCAACCTCGATCTTCCCATCGAAGCTTGGGCCGCCGAAGAGGGCGTCGACCAAGATGTGATGCGCGAACGGCTGATCGAAAAGTCCGACGCCATGATGGCCGAAAAGCTGGCCGCCTTTGGCCCCGACACGATGCGCAACATCGAAAAGCAGGTTCTCCTTCAGGCCATCGATGCCAAATGGCGCGAGCATCTGCTGAAACTGGAACACCTGCGCTCTGTCGTGGGCTTCCGTGGCTATGCCCAGCGCGATCCGCTTTCGGAATTCAAGACAGAGGCCTTCACCCTTTTTGAATCCATGCTCAACTCACTCCGTCAGGATGTGACGCAAAAGCTGTCCCTCATCCGTCCGATGACGAAGGAAGAGCAGGACGCCATGATGCAGCAAATCCTTGCCCAGCAGCGCGCGGCCCAATCCGCGGCCGAAGTGGCCAAGGCTGCGGCCCCTACCGCGGCCCCCGTTGCCGCTGCCGCCGCCACCGTCCCTGTCGGGGCGGCCGCTTCGGCACGTCCGGGCTTTGACGAACAGGATCGCGCCACATGGGGCAACCCGTCGCGTAACGATCCCTGCCCCTGCGGGTCCGGCGAACGGTACAAACACTGCCACGGCGTGAACGACTGA
- a CDS encoding peptidylprolyl isomerase, whose protein sequence is MAKHGRAFGGVLTGLAMTCGLAFPVLAQDEAATADTVVATVNGTEITLGELIILREKLPAQYQALPDDMLFNGLIDQAIQQTALEQSVAETTTKRDELWMRTDRRSYLAGKALQSVVQGAVTDAALQAAYDEKFANAPAAKEYSAQHILVESEEKANELKAQIDGGADFGEVAKANSTDTGSAINGGDLGWFGLGMMVAPFEEAVVAATPGTVTAPVQTDFGWHLIKVNEVRDALKPTIDEVRDELAAEIEQKAVEAKLAELTGAAEIARPGEGLDPALIRDATLLDK, encoded by the coding sequence ATGGCGAAACATGGCAGAGCCTTTGGTGGCGTGCTGACCGGGCTGGCGATGACCTGCGGGCTGGCTTTCCCCGTTCTGGCACAGGACGAGGCGGCGACGGCGGATACGGTTGTGGCCACGGTGAACGGAACCGAGATCACGCTGGGCGAGCTGATCATCCTGCGCGAAAAGCTGCCGGCGCAGTATCAGGCGCTGCCGGATGACATGCTGTTCAACGGGTTGATCGATCAGGCGATCCAGCAGACAGCGCTGGAGCAATCGGTGGCCGAGACGACAACCAAGCGTGACGAGCTGTGGATGCGGACGGATCGGCGCAGCTATTTGGCGGGCAAGGCGCTGCAATCGGTGGTGCAGGGGGCGGTGACGGATGCCGCCTTGCAGGCGGCTTATGACGAGAAATTTGCCAATGCCCCGGCGGCCAAGGAGTATTCGGCGCAGCACATCCTTGTGGAGAGCGAGGAGAAGGCGAACGAGTTGAAGGCGCAGATCGACGGCGGCGCGGATTTCGGCGAGGTGGCAAAGGCCAATTCGACCGATACGGGTTCGGCGATCAATGGCGGCGATCTGGGCTGGTTCGGGTTGGGCATGATGGTGGCCCCGTTCGAAGAGGCGGTGGTCGCGGCAACGCCGGGCACGGTGACCGCGCCGGTGCAGACGGATTTCGGCTGGCATCTGATCAAGGTGAATGAGGTGCGCGACGCCTTGAAGCCGACGATTGACGAGGTGCGCGATGAGTTGGCCGCCGAGATCGAACAGAAGGCCGTAGAGGCGAAGCTGGCGGAACTGACCGGAGCGGCGGAGATCGCGCGGCCCGGCGAAGGGCTTGACCCGGCGCTGATCCGGGATGCAACTCTGTTGGACAAATAA
- the argJ gene encoding bifunctional glutamate N-acetyltransferase/amino-acid acetyltransferase ArgJ, which yields MAKNDWKSEAKALKKKVRKLKARIMGDEIGAAVAAVPAKKAKAVSPLAPKDGFPMLPTIAGVEFAAVEAGVRYQNRKDVMLVRLAPDTAVAGVFTTSSTRSGCVRDCQAKLAVKVPAGAGAAIIVNSGNSNAFTGKVGDEAVAAVTGGVAEALGIPASRVFSSSTGVIGEPLPYERITAKIPDLVAELREDAIEMAAHAMMTTDTFPKGAAAVVQGEGGEIRIAGIAKGSGMIAPDMATMLVYIFTDAKISAAALQRMLSRNVGATFNSITVDSDTSTSDTLLVAATGRSAAAEVKGTVAKAFELALRGVMMNLAHQVIRDGEGATKFVEVRVTGAKDDADAAKVAFAVANSPLVKTAIAGQDPNWGRIVAAVGKSGAEADRDRLTIRFGDILVATKGWRNPDYREEDGAAYMLGEELVIGVDLGLGKGKRSVWTCDLTNRYVEINADYRS from the coding sequence ATGGCGAAGAACGATTGGAAATCAGAGGCGAAGGCGCTGAAGAAGAAGGTTCGCAAGCTGAAGGCCCGGATCATGGGGGACGAGATCGGGGCGGCGGTGGCCGCCGTCCCGGCCAAGAAGGCAAAGGCCGTGTCGCCGCTGGCACCCAAGGATGGGTTCCCGATGCTGCCCACGATTGCGGGGGTGGAGTTTGCCGCCGTCGAGGCCGGGGTGCGCTATCAGAACCGCAAGGATGTGATGCTGGTGCGGCTGGCGCCGGATACGGCGGTCGCAGGGGTGTTCACCACGTCATCGACACGTTCGGGCTGTGTGCGGGATTGTCAGGCGAAACTGGCGGTGAAGGTTCCAGCCGGTGCGGGTGCGGCGATTATCGTGAATTCCGGCAATTCCAACGCCTTTACCGGGAAAGTGGGGGATGAGGCCGTCGCAGCGGTGACCGGGGGCGTGGCCGAGGCGCTGGGTATTCCGGCGAGCCGTGTGTTTTCGTCTTCCACCGGGGTGATTGGCGAGCCGCTGCCTTATGAGCGGATCACGGCGAAGATCCCCGATCTGGTGGCTGAGCTGCGCGAGGATGCCATTGAGATGGCGGCCCATGCGATGATGACGACCGACACGTTCCCCAAGGGCGCGGCGGCGGTGGTGCAGGGTGAGGGCGGCGAGATTCGCATCGCCGGGATTGCCAAGGGATCAGGGATGATCGCGCCGGATATGGCGACGATGCTGGTCTATATCTTCACCGATGCGAAGATTTCGGCGGCAGCCTTGCAGCGCATGCTGTCGCGCAATGTGGGCGCGACGTTCAATTCCATCACAGTGGACAGCGATACGTCGACATCCGACACGCTGCTGGTGGCGGCCACGGGGCGGTCTGCTGCGGCTGAGGTGAAGGGGACGGTGGCCAAGGCTTTTGAGTTGGCGCTGCGGGGCGTGATGATGAACCTTGCGCATCAGGTGATCCGTGATGGCGAAGGCGCGACCAAGTTCGTCGAGGTGCGCGTGACCGGGGCCAAGGATGATGCGGATGCCGCGAAGGTGGCCTTTGCGGTGGCGAACTCTCCGCTCGTGAAAACGGCGATTGCGGGGCAGGACCCGAATTGGGGGCGGATCGTTGCGGCGGTAGGCAAATCCGGGGCCGAGGCGGACCGGGACCGGTTGACCATCCGCTTTGGCGATATCCTTGTGGCCACGAAGGGATGGCGCAACCCGGATTACCGGGAAGAGGATGGCGCGGCCTATATGCTGGGCGAGGAGTTGGTGATCGGGGTTGATCTGGGGCTTGGTAAGGGGAAGCGGTCGGTCTGGACCTGCGATCTGACCAATCGCTATGTGGAGATCAACGCGGATTACCGGTCGTGA
- the mutT gene encoding 8-oxo-dGTP diphosphatase MutT, translating into MKIVLVSAVALIDVEGRVLLAQRPEGKSLAGLWEFPGGKVEPGETPEAALIRELKEELGIDTWASCLAPLTFASHSYEGFHLLMPLFACRKWEGIVQGREGQNLAWVRAQNLKDYPMPPADVPLIPILRDWL; encoded by the coding sequence GTGAAGATCGTCCTTGTTTCGGCGGTTGCCCTGATTGACGTGGAAGGGCGGGTCCTGTTGGCGCAACGGCCCGAGGGCAAGTCGCTGGCGGGGCTGTGGGAGTTTCCGGGCGGCAAGGTGGAACCGGGCGAGACGCCCGAAGCCGCGCTGATCCGCGAGTTGAAGGAAGAGTTGGGCATCGACACATGGGCAAGTTGCCTTGCCCCACTGACCTTTGCCAGCCACAGCTATGAAGGGTTTCATCTGCTGATGCCGCTGTTCGCCTGCCGCAAGTGGGAGGGGATCGTGCAGGGGCGCGAAGGGCAGAATCTGGCATGGGTTCGTGCGCAGAACCTGAAAGATTACCCGATGCCCCCAGCCGATGTGCCACTGATCCCCATACTTCGCGACTGGCTTTGA
- the infB gene encoding translation initiation factor IF-2, which produces MSDTDGKKPLGLGGGARGPGQVKQSFSHGRTKSVAVEVKRKRVVVPTKPGAPGTAGGASGSATHLGDPSKRPAGITDAEMERRLAALRAAKAREQEDAARRAEEEKAREEERQRRREEIEAKEREDREREAALRAKAEEEERAARAAEEAKAAAAAARKAEVLGTRPKSAPAPEAPAPKAAPAAPAEENTRGGAAPRAPLAPRKAERERDERATDRDRGKVKGDEGRRSGKLTLSDAISDEGGRQRSLAAMKRKQEKARQKAMGFGQKAEKQVRDVQLPETIVVSELANRMAERAADVVKALMKMGMMVTMNQTIDADTAELVIEEFGHKAVRVSDSDVEQAIETVADRPEDLQSRPPIVTIMGHVDHGKTSLLDAIRKANVVSGEAGGITQHIGAYQVTTPNGSLVSFLDTPGHAAFTSMRARGAQVTDIVVLVVAADDAVMPQTIEAINHAKAAKVPMIVAINKCDKPDANPQKVRTDLLQHEVVVEQMSGDVQDVEVSAKTGKGLDNLLEAIALQAELLELRANPNRAASGAVIEAKLDVGRGPVATVLVQNGTLKRGDIFVVGEKWGKVRALINDKGETVAEAGPSVPVEVLGLNGTPEAGDVLNVVETEAQAREIADYREKAAKDKRAAAGAATTLEQLMAKAKADADVAELPVLVKADVQGSAEAIIQALEKVGNEEVRVRVLHYGVGAITDSDVGLAEASKAPIIGFNVRANATARSSAQQKGVEIRYYSIIYDLIDDIKKAASGLLKAEVRENFIGYARIQEVFRITGVGNVAGCLVTEGVARRSAGVRLLRDNVVIHEGTLKTLKRFKDEVKEVQSGQECGMAFERYDDVRAGDVIEIFEREEVQRTLA; this is translated from the coding sequence ATGAGCGATACTGACGGCAAGAAACCCCTTGGCTTGGGTGGCGGCGCGCGTGGACCCGGACAGGTGAAGCAAAGCTTCAGCCACGGCCGCACCAAAAGCGTGGCGGTTGAGGTCAAGCGCAAGCGCGTGGTGGTCCCCACGAAACCCGGCGCCCCCGGCACGGCTGGCGGCGCATCGGGCTCGGCCACCCATCTCGGTGATCCGTCCAAGCGTCCGGCAGGCATCACCGATGCCGAAATGGAACGGCGTCTGGCTGCCCTGCGTGCCGCCAAGGCCCGCGAACAGGAAGACGCGGCCCGCCGCGCCGAGGAAGAGAAGGCACGCGAGGAAGAACGCCAGCGCCGCCGCGAAGAGATAGAGGCCAAGGAACGCGAAGACCGCGAACGCGAAGCTGCGCTCCGCGCCAAGGCCGAAGAAGAAGAACGCGCTGCGCGTGCTGCCGAAGAGGCGAAAGCCGCCGCCGCCGCCGCCCGCAAGGCCGAGGTTCTGGGCACTCGCCCGAAATCGGCTCCCGCGCCCGAGGCACCCGCCCCCAAGGCAGCCCCGGCAGCTCCGGCCGAAGAAAACACCCGTGGCGGTGCCGCACCTCGCGCCCCCCTTGCCCCGCGCAAGGCTGAACGCGAACGCGACGAACGCGCCACCGATCGTGACCGCGGCAAGGTGAAGGGCGACGAAGGCCGTCGTTCCGGCAAGCTTACGCTGTCGGATGCCATCTCGGACGAAGGCGGCCGCCAGCGGTCGCTCGCCGCGATGAAGCGGAAACAGGAAAAGGCCCGTCAAAAGGCGATGGGCTTCGGCCAAAAGGCCGAAAAGCAGGTGCGCGATGTGCAGCTGCCCGAAACCATCGTCGTGTCGGAACTTGCCAACCGGATGGCCGAACGCGCCGCCGATGTGGTCAAGGCACTGATGAAGATGGGCATGATGGTCACCATGAACCAGACCATCGACGCCGACACCGCCGAACTTGTGATCGAGGAATTCGGCCACAAGGCTGTCCGCGTGTCCGATTCCGATGTGGAACAGGCCATCGAAACGGTCGCCGACCGCCCCGAAGACCTGCAGTCGCGCCCGCCGATCGTCACGATCATGGGCCATGTCGACCACGGCAAGACCTCGCTCCTCGACGCGATCCGCAAGGCCAACGTCGTCTCGGGCGAAGCTGGCGGCATCACGCAGCACATCGGTGCCTATCAGGTGACCACGCCGAACGGCTCGCTCGTGTCCTTCCTCGATACGCCCGGCCACGCGGCCTTTACCTCCATGCGTGCCCGTGGCGCGCAGGTGACGGATATCGTCGTTCTCGTCGTGGCTGCCGATGACGCGGTCATGCCCCAGACGATCGAGGCGATCAACCACGCCAAGGCCGCCAAGGTGCCGATGATCGTCGCCATCAACAAATGCGACAAGCCGGACGCGAACCCGCAAAAGGTCCGCACCGATCTGTTGCAGCATGAAGTGGTGGTCGAACAGATGTCCGGCGATGTGCAGGATGTCGAAGTGTCGGCCAAGACGGGCAAGGGCCTTGATAACCTGCTCGAGGCAATCGCCCTTCAGGCCGAACTCCTTGAATTGCGCGCCAACCCGAACCGCGCCGCCTCTGGCGCCGTCATCGAAGCCAAGCTTGATGTCGGTCGCGGCCCGGTCGCAACCGTTCTGGTCCAGAACGGTACGCTGAAGCGCGGTGATATCTTCGTCGTCGGCGAAAAATGGGGCAAGGTCCGCGCGCTGATCAACGACAAGGGCGAAACCGTTGCCGAAGCAGGCCCGTCCGTCCCGGTCGAAGTGCTGGGCCTAAACGGCACGCCCGAAGCGGGCGATGTGCTGAACGTCGTCGAAACCGAAGCACAGGCCCGCGAAATCGCCGATTACCGCGAAAAGGCGGCCAAGGACAAACGCGCTGCCGCCGGTGCCGCGACCACGCTGGAACAGCTGATGGCCAAGGCCAAGGCCGATGCCGACGTGGCCGAACTTCCGGTTCTGGTGAAGGCCGATGTCCAAGGCTCTGCCGAGGCGATCATCCAGGCCCTCGAAAAGGTCGGCAACGAAGAGGTCCGCGTCCGCGTCCTGCATTACGGTGTCGGCGCGATCACCGATTCCGATGTCGGTCTGGCCGAGGCGTCCAAAGCCCCGATCATCGGCTTCAACGTCCGCGCCAATGCCACGGCCCGCAGCTCGGCCCAACAAAAGGGCGTGGAAATCCGGTACTATTCGATCATCTACGACCTGATCGACGACATCAAAAAGGCCGCCTCTGGTCTGCTCAAGGCCGAAGTGCGCGAAAACTTCATCGGCTACGCCCGTATCCAAGAAGTCTTCCGCATCACCGGCGTGGGCAATGTCGCCGGTTGCCTTGTCACCGAAGGCGTGGCTCGCCGCTCTGCCGGTGTCCGTCTTCTGCGCGACAACGTGGTCATCCACGAAGGCACGCTCAAGACGCTCAAGCGCTTCAAGGATGAGGTCAAAGAGGTGCAGTCCGGTCAGGAATGCGGCATGGCCTTCGAACGCTATGACGATGTCCGCGCGGGTGATGTGATCGAAATCTTCGAACGCGAAGAAGTGCAGCGCACGCTCGCCTGA
- a CDS encoding RNA-binding protein: MARGGRQTDQDGPERKCIVSGQSQPKAGLIRFVIGPDAMVVPDVLARLPGRGIYVAADRAAIDKAAAKGLFSRAARQPVKVPDGLSDLIEAQLLRRVIDLVSMARKAGAAVTGYEKVKDWLEKGQASLLLQASDGSERGKTKLHPPDGEDSFIGCLSSGELGLAFGRERAIHAALAAGGLERRVVEEAARLAGIRGRIGGISTGEDTKTA, translated from the coding sequence ATGGCGCGGGGCGGGCGGCAGACAGATCAGGACGGACCGGAACGCAAATGTATCGTTTCCGGTCAAAGCCAGCCTAAGGCCGGCCTGATCCGTTTCGTCATCGGCCCCGATGCGATGGTGGTGCCGGATGTTCTGGCCCGCCTTCCGGGGCGCGGTATCTATGTGGCGGCAGATCGTGCCGCCATTGACAAGGCGGCGGCAAAGGGTCTTTTCTCCCGCGCGGCGCGCCAGCCGGTGAAGGTGCCCGACGGTCTTTCCGACCTGATCGAGGCGCAACTCCTCCGCCGGGTGATCGACCTCGTGTCGATGGCCCGCAAGGCAGGGGCAGCTGTCACCGGTTATGAAAAGGTGAAGGACTGGCTGGAAAAGGGGCAGGCTTCCCTTCTTCTTCAGGCCAGCGACGGATCGGAACGCGGCAAGACCAAGCTGCATCCGCCGGATGGGGAAGACAGCTTCATAGGCTGTCTTTCTTCGGGGGAATTGGGTTTGGCTTTCGGCCGTGAACGTGCCATACACGCCGCGCTTGCGGCTGGTGGACTCGAAAGACGTGTTGTAGAGGAAGCGGCAAGGCTCGCGGGCATTCGCGGGCGGATCGGTGGAATTTCCACCGGAGAGGATACGAAGACGGCATGA
- the nusA gene encoding transcription termination factor NusA has translation MAITSANQLELLQTAEAVAREKMIDPDLVIQAMEESLARAAKSRYGSDLDIRVKIDRKTGRATFARIRTVVEDEAVENHHAQLTVKQAKAYKADAAVGDEIIDEVPPVDLGRIAAQSAKQVILQKVREAERDRQYEEFKDRKGSIINGVVKREEYGNLIVDIGRGEAILRRNEKIGREAYRPNDRIRCYIKDVRREARGPQVFLSRTDPQFMAELFKMEVPEIYDGIIEIKAVARDPGSRAKIAVISYDNSIDPVGACVGMRGSRVQAVVNELQGEKIDIIPWNQDQATFLVNALQPAEVSKVVIDEEAGKIEVVVPDEQLSLAIGRRGQNVRLASQLTGLDIDIMTEAEESQRRQAEFAERTKLFMDTLDVDEMMAQLLVSEGFTNLEEVAYVDVDELLSIDGFDEDTAAELQARARDFLEEQNRKALENARAMGVEDSLIDFEGLTPQMIEALAKDGIKTLEDFATCADWELAGGWTTENGQRKKDEGVLEKFEMSLEEAQHLIMTARVMLGWVDPTELETAEQAESEEEAEA, from the coding sequence ATGGCAATTACCTCTGCGAACCAGCTCGAACTCCTGCAAACGGCCGAGGCCGTGGCACGGGAAAAGATGATCGACCCGGATCTCGTGATCCAGGCGATGGAGGAATCGCTCGCCCGCGCGGCCAAATCCCGCTACGGCAGCGACCTCGACATCCGGGTGAAGATCGATCGCAAGACGGGCCGCGCCACCTTCGCCCGCATCCGCACGGTGGTGGAAGATGAGGCCGTGGAAAACCACCACGCCCAACTCACGGTGAAACAGGCCAAGGCCTACAAGGCCGATGCCGCCGTGGGCGACGAAATCATTGACGAAGTGCCCCCCGTCGATCTGGGCCGCATCGCCGCCCAATCGGCCAAGCAAGTCATCCTGCAAAAGGTCCGCGAGGCCGAGCGCGACCGCCAGTATGAAGAATTCAAGGACCGCAAGGGTTCCATCATCAACGGCGTGGTCAAGCGCGAAGAATACGGCAACCTCATCGTCGATATCGGCCGGGGCGAGGCGATCCTGCGCCGCAACGAAAAGATCGGCCGCGAAGCCTATCGCCCGAATGACCGCATCCGCTGCTACATCAAGGATGTCCGTCGTGAGGCGCGGGGTCCGCAGGTCTTCCTGTCGCGCACCGACCCGCAATTCATGGCCGAACTCTTCAAGATGGAAGTGCCCGAGATTTACGATGGCATCATCGAAATCAAGGCCGTCGCCCGTGACCCCGGGTCGCGCGCCAAGATCGCCGTGATCTCTTATGACAACTCGATCGATCCCGTAGGCGCCTGCGTCGGTATGCGCGGCAGCCGCGTGCAGGCCGTTGTGAACGAACTCCAGGGCGAAAAGATCGACATCATCCCGTGGAATCAGGATCAGGCCACCTTCCTCGTGAATGCGCTGCAGCCTGCCGAAGTGTCCAAGGTCGTGATCGACGAAGAGGCCGGCAAGATCGAGGTGGTCGTCCCCGACGAACAGCTTTCCCTTGCCATCGGCCGCCGTGGCCAGAACGTCCGGCTTGCGTCGCAACTGACGGGCCTCGACATCGACATCATGACCGAAGCCGAGGAATCGCAGCGCCGTCAGGCCGAATTCGCGGAACGGACCAAGCTCTTCATGGACACGCTCGATGTCGATGAGATGATGGCCCAACTCCTCGTCTCCGAAGGCTTCACCAACCTCGAAGAAGTGGCCTATGTCGATGTGGACGAACTTCTGTCCATCGACGGGTTCGACGAAGACACCGCCGCCGAACTTCAGGCCCGCGCCCGCGACTTCCTCGAAGAACAGAACCGCAAGGCGCTTGAAAATGCCCGCGCGATGGGTGTGGAAGACAGCCTCATTGATTTCGAAGGCCTCACGCCCCAAATGATCGAGGCGTTGGCAAAGGACGGGATCAAGACGCTGGAAGACTTCGCCACCTGCGCCGACTGGGAACTGGCCGGCGGCTGGACGACGGAAAATGGTCAGCGCAAAAAGGACGAAGGCGTCCTCGAAAAGTTCGAGATGTCGCTAGAAGAAGCCCAGCACCTTATCATGACCGCACGTGTCATGTTGGGCTGGGTCGATCCGACCGAATTGGAAACCGCCGAACAGGCGGAATCCGAAGAGGAGGCCGAGGCCTGA